The genomic window TGCCGATCGCCTGCTCGGCAGCCAGCCCCAGGCGAGAATGATAGAACTGGCGCAGATCAACGATATCGACGTTCATGGCTCGAGCCTATCGCATCGGTGTTACATGCGAAATGCCGGGGCACGAGCGTCCCCCGATGATCTTTCGTCAATCTGTAAGGCGGCCTCTGCCTTCAACTGGCCTCGCCTTTACCACGGTCCCGGCCACATTTCGGCCGAATGAGCGCTCATCACGTTCGTGAAGGGAACACCGACGAATCAACAGAGGCCAAGGAGCCCGCACTCATGATCAAGCCGATCCTCATCGTGAAACACGGCGAAGAAGACATTGCGGCTGCGTTCTATGTCCGCGCCTTCGGTGCTTCCATCATTCATGTTCATCGGCTGCGCAGCGGCACGCCCTTTTCCTTCGAACTTCGCATCGGCGAGCAGATGTTCGGCGTTTCCGGCGCCAATCCCCGTCGCGATGCCGATGAGATTCCGAGCGGGCCTAAATCGCCCGATTTCGTCGGCACCTCCACCTGCCTGATGGCGCTCGCCGTCGACAATGTGCCGGCCGTGACCGAGAAGGCAGAGATCGCCGGCGCCACGGTGCGGGTGCGGCCGACGCTTTCCAGCCACGGCGGGATTGCCAGCTCGATCATCGACCCGTTCGGTCATCTCTGGAACATCTACCAAGCGCTGGAGATGAAGCCGAGCAAGTCCGCGATCGCGGCCTGACGCGCGGCGAACGGATCCGACGCTGCCTTACTGGCTAATTGCCCCTCTTGAACCGGCCGGCCCGATGGTCACATTGGGTCTCACGGCAGGCAAAGCGAGGACAGACGGCCCATGGCGCACTTGATCATCGACCAGTTCATGAGCCGCGACGATAATTTCGCGGTTCTCGTCCACGATCCCGAAAGCGGCGAGACCGCCTCGATCGATGCGCCGGAAGAAGAGCCGATCCGCATCAAGCTGAACGAGCATGGCTGGGCGCTGACGCATATTCTCACGACCCACCGCCACGCCGACCATGTCGAAGGCAACATCAATCTCAAACAGCGTTTCGGTCCGACGATCCTCGGCCCCGAGGCCGAAGCGGACCGCATTCCAGGTATCGACCAGAGCGTGAAGGATGGCGACCGGATCACCTTCGCGGGCCGGCCTGTCGACGTCATCGCCACACCCGGCCACACGATGGGCCATGTCTGCTACCACTTCCCCGAGGACAAACTGCTCTTTGCCGCCGACACGCTGTTCGTGCTTGGCTGTGGGCGTCTTTTCGAAGGAAGCCCGGCGGATATGTGGGCCTCACTGCAGAAGCTCATGGCGCTGCCAGACGACACCGCGGTTTATTGCGGACACGAATACACGCTTTCCAACGCGCGCTTCGCTGTTACCGTCGATCCTGACAATGCCGAACTGGCGGATCGCCTGAAAGAGATCGAGGCCCTTCGCGCGGAGGGCAAGCCGACGGCGCCGACCACCATCGGCCGTGAGAAGGCGACGAATCCGTTCCTTAGACCGCACGATCCCGGCATCCGCCGCACGCTCGGCATGGACAATGCCAGCGATACGGAAGTCTTCGCCGAAATCCGGCGCCGGAAAGACCGCTTCTGATGTTCGGCCAGGATTTCGATGCGGCGGAAATGCCATATCCCGCCACCGCGCGCCAGATCATCGAGGCGCTTGCGCTGAAGCGTCATCCCGAAGGCGGCTGGTATTCGGAAACGTTTCGCGATGGCGCTTCCGGCGAGCGGGGCCATTCGACCGCCATCTACTATCTGCTCGAAGCCGGCGACTGTTCCGAATGGCACCGGGTCAAGGATGCCGCCGAGGTCTGGCACTTCTATGCCGGTGCGCCGCTTTCCATCACGCTCTCGCCCAATGGCCACGACGCCGAAAGCCATCGGCTGGGTCCGGACATCCTGATGGGGCAGCGCCCGCAGATCGTCGTGCCGGCAGGCTGCTGGCAGACGGCGTGCTCGCTTGGCGAGTACACGCTTGTCGGCTGCACGGTGGCACCTGGCTTCGTTTTCGACCAGTTCGAGATGGCGGAACCCAACTGGCGGCCGACGCCGCGGCCCCCATCAGGCGGTTGAGGCCGGGCGTTTGCGGACGATCAGGTCCTTTGCGGCAAGTGCCGCGCCGCCGGTGATGAGCAGGCAGGCGATCCCGATGCGCCAGGTCAATTCGCCAAAGCCGGCCGCAATCAGGATCAGGGTCGACAGGAGCGGTGCGGCGTAGCTCGAAGCGCCGAGCACCTGGATGTCGCCGTGCTTCACGCCGTAGTCCCACACATAGAACGCGCCGCCGACCGGCATCAGCCCCAGGCCGACGACGGCCAGCCATTGCAGCGTCGTCTGCGGCCACACTGTCTCCTCCAGGCCGAGGTGGCAGATGAGCGACAGTGCCGCAGTCGCAAGGCAGAACCCCGTCACCACATCCGTCGGCACCACGCCGAAGCGGCGCGACAGAAGCGAATAGGCCGACCAGGTGAAGGCGCACAGCAACGCCATGGCGTAGCCGAAGAGATAGCTGCCTTCAAAAGCGATGCCCTGCCTTGAGATGATCAGTACGGTGCCGGCCAGACCGGCCGCGCAGCCCGCCAGGTGATGCCAGCCGAGGCGCTCGCCAGGCAGCATCGCCGAGCCAACGACGATGAGGAGCGGCCAGAGATAGGCGATCAGGCCGGCTTCGACCGCCGGGGCGTTTCTCAAAGCCGTGAAATAGAGGAAGTGGTAGCCGAACAGACCGCCGATCCCGAGCGCCCAGACGGGCCATGGCTGCCTGAAGGCCTGCCACCGCTTTGGATCGCGGATGAGGAAGACGAGGCCGATCAGGCCGCCGATCGTGAAACAGATCGCTGAAAGCTGAAACGGCGGCACGGCGCCGGATGCCGCGGTGAAGAGTGCCAGCAGCGACCACATCAGGATCGCCGAAAATCCGATCGCCGTCGCTTGTGCCTTCACCCGTCTGCCCCCGAGGCCCGCTCCCGGTGGGCCGATGCCTCAAGCGTTATCGGGCAAGCGCGCGGCCGGTCAAGAACCGAAATGGGTCGCGGTGATCGTCACGGGACCGAGCTTCGTCGGCACACGCGCATAGACAGGAGCGTAGATGCCTGCCTGTTCGTTGTGGGCGAACCAGACTTCGACATTCATCTCGCGCATGTACTGGATGGAACTGTTCCTGGCGTGGTAGCCGGATTTCGGTTCGGCGCGGGCGGTGCAGACGATCGCCTCCGCGGCGAAAGGCGTTCCATCGTAGCCCTCCGCCTGGAAAGGCTGCGTGCCGGCTTCATTCAAATGAATGTCGTAACGCGTTTCCCCGTCGAAGATCGGCAGTGTGCGATCACAGACGTCGCTGCCTTCAGGAATCATGACGCCTGCGATCGGGTCGAGCACGGCGCGCATGTCACTTTCCGGCACCGGTACCCAATCTTCACGCGTGCGCTTCTTTTCAGGAGTCAGGATCGCCGAGGTGACCGACCCGTTGTCGAAGTCGACCTCCATGCGCTGCTCGTCGTTGCCGGAAGAATAAGCGACCACATACCGCTCGGCCTGCATGCGATCATTTGCCTTCACGCCGGAGACGGTCGTCGAGCCCGTGGTGCGGCCCACGATATTGGCGACGCCCGCCGACTGCATTTCGCCGGCGACGGTAAACCGATCACCATCGAAGACGGTGGTGAAGGTGGCACGCGCCACTGATAGACCGATATAGGCGACGCGATAATCGGCCCGGTGGGTGGACGGCTCGGCAGCGGCAACGTTCGCGCCGAGCAGGATGGTTGCGATCGCGCACGGTGCGATGGCGACATGACAGCTTTTCAAGGCTTTTGCTCCTTGTGCTCAAGTCTTTCTCGGTCCATTCATAGCGTGCAAATAGCGATGATTTTGTGGGCGTGGACGGGCAAGTCTGGGGCGGGTCTCCGGAAAGCGTGCGATGTGCCACTCAATTCGCCCGTTTCGCTTGACGGCGGCGCGCTCGCTGACTATAGAACCGCGACTTTTCCGATAACGGGCGGCGACGTGCGGCCGGATATGCGATCCGGTAACGCATTTGCTTTGAAGGCCCGATGACGAACTCAGACCGATTAAGAATGAAGGTGCACCCATGTCCCGCAGTTGCGAATTGACCGGCAAGGCCGTCCAGTCGGGCAACAATGTGAGCCACGCGAACAACAAGACGCGCCGCCGCTTTCTGCCCAACCTCTGCAACGTCACGCTGATTTCCGACGCGCTTGGCCAGAGCTACCGTCTGCGCGTTTCCGCGCATGCGCTGCGTTCGGTCGAGCACCGTGGCGGCCTCGACGCTTTCCTGCTGAAGGCCAAGGAAGGCGAGCTTTCCATGCGCGCCCGCCTGCTGAAGCGCCAGATCGCCAAGAAGAACGTCGGCGAGACTGCCGCGGCAGCCTAAGCTTTCGAGCATAGACATCAGGGCGCGGCGATCCTTCGTCCGCGCCCTTTCATTTCAACTGGTGGCATCACCCAGGATAAAAAAATGCAGGCTCTGAAGCAGCACGCACCATTCATTGCGGCCATGGCGCTCGTCGTCGCGGCATCGAACTTCCTTGTTCAGTTTCCGGTCCAGGCGACCATCGGCGGCTTCGATCTCGCCGACCTTCTGACCTGGGGCGCCTTCACCTATCCTGTCGCCTTTCTGGTCACCGACCTCACGAACCGACGCTACGGGCCGCAGGCTGCTCGCCGCGTCGTCCTTGTGGGTTTCGCCGTCGCGGTTGTCCTCTCGATCTGGCTTGCGACGCCGCGCATTGCCATCGCCTCGGGTTCTGCTTTCCTTGTTGCTCAGATGCTCGACGTGTCGATCTTCGATCGCTTGCGCCGCGCCGCGTGGTGGAAGGCGCCGTTGATCTCCAGCATCATCGGTTCGGTGATCGACACGATCATCTTCTTCTCTCTCGCCTTTGCGCCCGTGTTCGGCGTCCTTGGCGCCAATGACTCGTTCGCGATCGCATCCGCGCCGCTGCTCGGTCTGATCGCTCTGGAGGCCCCGCGCTGGCTCTCCTGGGCGCTTGGAGACCTCGGCGTGAAGCTCGTCGTGTCGATGGTGATGCTTGCGCCCTACGGTGCGCTGCTCGCGCTCATGCGCAACGACGGCCAGCCCCGGCCGGCCTGATCACTCGACCAGCTCGAATTCCAGCAACAGGTTGCGCTGAAGGAACAGGTGGTTGTCATCCGAAACGAGGATGACGCTGATCCGCCCATCCGCATGCTCGATGACATCGAGCCCTTCCATGTTGTCGATCTGGTCGCCGAAATTCGCCTCGAGCATCACATCGCCATCGACGACGGCACCGGGGCGGATGTCGGCCGCCGCGATCCGGCGGATGCGCATGCCGATGCCTTCGCTCAGCGAAAAGCGGCGCTCCAAAAGGAGAATGTCGCCATCCGGCAAGAACGCGCCGTCGGTAACGTCGAAGGGCGGGTGTCGCTTGACGAAGAAGACGCCCTCCTGCGGGCCCGAGAGTACCGCCGCGTAGATGTCGCCATCGGCATTGAGGCTGCGCTCGCTGACCAGCACCGGCGCGCCGTCAAGCGGCCCGTCCTCCGGCGCGACCATCACCGTTTCGATGCCGGCATTGCGGCGAAGCTCGGCGCGCGGCATGACCATCGACAGCACGCCTGAAGGCGCTCCCGGCGGAAAGCTCGAGCGATCGAAGATCTCGACGCGATGGTTGTGCTCGAAACCGACGATCAGACGGTCACCGTCAAGCGCCAGCCCCTCCGCATCGGCCTGTGATTTGCGCTCATGAGGCACACCGGCGTCGCTGAGGATCGGCGCCATGCGGAAATCGGTGAGCCCGCGCATGCGGCCGCTCTCGTCGCGCAGAATGCGGCTGCTGTACCAGTTGCCGGTGTCCATGACGCCGATAAAGGCATCGGCACTGCCGTCAAAGCGGATCGCGGACATGCCGCCGACCACGCCGCCTTCCGACGAGAACTCAAGCCCGCCGCGAAATTCGAACGCGCCGAACCGGGTTTCATCGGATCCGATGCGGAAATTCTCGATGACCTGGGCGTTGATCGCGATCGGCGCATCGCTCTCGGCATCCTGGGCGCGTGCACAACCGGCGGCGAACAGCGTGACGGATAGGAGCAGGCCGCTGCGTGTAAGCGTCAACCGGCCCTGCGCATCGCAGGGCCGCGCCTCCCTGCGGAGGGCCCCTGCTCTTCTTCGAACAGGCTTGCGAGCTGCTCGGTCATGGCGCCTGCCAGTTCCTCGGCATCGATGATCGTGACGGCGCGGCGATAGTAGCGCGTGACGTCATGGCCGATGCCGATGGCGAGGAGCTCGACCGGCGAACGCGTCTCGATTTCCTCGATCACGGCGCGCAGATGGCGTTCCAGATAGTTGCCCGGATTGACCGAAAGCGTGGAGTCGTCGACCGGCGCGCCGTCCGAGATCATCATCAGGATGCGGCGCTGCTCAGGCCGGCCCAGCAGGCGATTGTGCGCCCAGATCAGCGCCTCGCCGTCGATGTTTTCCTTGAGCAGGCCTTCGCGCATCATCAGGCCGAGGTTGCGGCGCGCGCGGCGCCATGGGGCATCGGCGGACTTGTAGACGATGTGGCGCAGATCGTTGAGACGGCCGGGGCTCGCCGGCTTGCCTTCCGCAAGCCACTTCTCGCGTGCCTGCCCGCCCTTCCAGGCCTTGGTGGTGAAACCGAGGATCTCGACCTTCACACCGCAGCGCTCGAGCGTACGCGCAAGAATGTCGGCGCAGGTGGCGGCGACGGTGATCGGGCGGCCGCGCATCGAGCCGGAATTGTCGATCAGCAGCGTCACCACAGTATCGCGGAAATTCGTGTCGCGCTCCATCTTGAAGGAAAGCGGCTGCATCGGATCCATAATCAGTCGCGACAGGCGTGCCGGATCGAGGTAGCCCTCTTCCAGATCGAAATCCCAGGCGCGGTTCTGCTGCGCCATCAGGCGGCGCTGCAAACGGTTGGCCAGGCGTCCGACGACTCCCTGCAGATGGGCAAGCTGCTTGTCGAGGAAAGCACGCAACCGGTCGAGTTCGGCCTCGTCGCAGAGATCGGAGGATGCGACTTCCTCGTCGAAGGCTTCAGTGAAGACGCGGTAGTCGACCTTCTCGTTGATGTCGGACAGCGGCAAGTTCGGCCGACGGGTTTCGCCGGGCGAATCCGCCTCCTCATCCATATCCTCGTCGAAGTCCTGCTCGGAGACTTCCGCGCCGTCCATCTCGCCCTGCTCGGACTGGTCTTCGGCGCTGTCATTGTCCTCCGAAGGTGCGCTGTCGGAGCCTGCAGCCTCGTCGGCGCTGTCCTCCTTGTCCTCGTTCGAGCGCGGTTGTTCTTCGTTGTCGTCCTCGTTGTCTTCGCTTTCCTGGTCTTCGTCCTCGCCGTAATCCTCGGCCATCTCCATCGAGGCGAGCATGTTGCGCATGGCGCGGGCGAAAGCCTGCTGGTCGTCGACGGCATTCACGAGATTGTCGAGGTCGCCTGCTGCCTTGTCCTCGATCCAGCTTCGCCAGAGATCGACGACCTTGCCGGCCGATTCCGGTACGGCGCGGCCCGTCAGGCGCTCGCGCACGAGCAGCGCAACGGCCTCTTCGAGCGGCGCATCTTCCTGGTTGGTGATGCCCTTGTAATTCGCCTTGGCGTATTTGTCGGAGAGCATAGATGCGATGTTGTCGCCAACGCCCGACATGCGCCTCGTGCCGATCGCCTCGACGCGGGCCTGTTCGACTGCATCGTAGATCGCGCGGGCATCGGAACCCGCAGGGGCCATGCTCGAATGGACGCGGCTGTCATGACACGCCTTGCGCAGCGCCATGGAGTCGCCGATGCCGCGGGTCACCGCAAGATCGTGGCGGGTCGGACGCTTCGGCAGGTCGGGAAGGCGGGCACGCTCGCCCGTCAGGCCCGGGCGTTCGTTGGCATAGACGACCTCAAGCTCGTGGTCGCCGGCAATCGAACGAATGCAGCCGGCAAGCGCGCGCTTAAACGGCTCGGTGTCGACCGGGCCGCCAGGCTTTCCTTTGGAGTTATCGCCGCGTCCTGCCATGCTCGTTCAGCGCTTTCAGTTATGGGCATCCAGAACGATGTTCGCGGCGCTTTCCTTCAGTTCCTCGCCGAAGGCGCGCTGATACTGCTCTGCCACAAGCGTGCGCTCCAGTTCGTCGCACTTGTTGAGGAAGGTGACCCTGAAGGCGAACGAGATGTCGCCGAAGATGCGCGCATTCTCGGCCCAGGTAATGACCGTGCGCGGGCTCATGACGGTCGACAGATCGCCGTTCATGAAGGCCGAGCGCGTCATGTCGGCCAGACGCACCATGCTCGAGACCGTATCGCGGCCCTTTTCCGTGTCGAAACTCTTCACCTTGGCCAACACGATGCCGACTTCGTTGTCATGCGGCAGGTAGTTCAGCGTCGTCACGATGGACCAGCGGTCCATCTGCGCCTGGTTGATCTGCTGGGTGCCGTGATAGAGGCCGGTCGTATCGCCAAGGCCGACCGTGTTGGCCGTCGCGAAGAGGCGAAACGCGGGGTGCGGCCTGATGACGCGGCTCTGGTCGAGCAGCGTCAGGCGGCCGGAGGATTCCAGTACACGCTGGATGACGAACATCACGTCCGGGCGACCAGCGTCGTATTCGTCGAAGACGAGCGCGACATTGTGCTGGTAGGCCCAAGGCAGAATACCGTCCTTGAACTCGGTGATCTGCAGACCGTCCTTGATGACGATCGCATCCTTGCCGACGAGATCGATACGGCTGACATGGCTGTCGAGGTTGACGCGTACGCAGGGCCATCTCAGCCGTGCAGCGACCTGCTCGATATGGGTCGACTTGCCGGTACCGTGGTAGCCGGAGACCATGACGCGCCGGTTATGCGCAAAGCCCGCCAGGATCGCGAGCGTCGTATCGCGGTCGAAGAGATAGTCCGGATCGAGTTCCGGTACATAGGCATCGACGGACGAATAGGCCGGCACATCCATATCGCTGTCGATACGGAACGTCTCGCGGACCGACACCGTCGTGTCGGGAAGGTTCTCAATGGCAATGTCGATCTTGTTCATCATGTCATCCGCCTGGCAGCGGCTTCTTTTTTGAGAGGGTGCCGCGGGAGGCGCGATGTCCCGTCGACTTGATTGGCTCTAACAGAAACCAGACTGCTTTAACAATTGATAGGCCTGAACCACGGCGCGAAATCGTTCTTCCGACGATCGATCGCCGCCATTGGCATCGGGGTGATGCTTCTTCACGAGCGCCTTGTAGCGCGTCTTGATATCGTCGGAGCCGGCGGAGCCATCGAGCCCCAGCGTCTCGAACGCCTTGGTCTCGAGCGTCTTCAACTTGCGCTGGCGCGGTTCTCCACGACGCGCGCGTGTCCGTGCCTCGCCGAAAAAGCCGAAGGGATCGCGCATGCGTGCCTGCGAAGCCGCGCTGCCGGAGCGCGCCTGGCTTTGCTGCGGGCTTGCCTTGGCCGCCTTGTTGACGCCGACCGTCCAGGTCGGACGGTGGCCGGTCAGGGCCTCTTTCTGATAGCGCGCGATCTCGGTGTCGGAGAGGCCGGAGAAATAATTGTAGCCCTTGTTGTACTGCCGCACATGGTCGACGCAGAACATGAAATATTGCCCCTCCGCCTCGCGTCCGACGGGCGCGCGGTGGGTGCCTTTCTCGTTGCATCCGTCCCATTGGCAGACAGGCGTGGTCGGTTCGGGACGTGCCCTTGCCTTGCCCTTGACCCTTATGCGGTCAAAATATTTCGAATCCAGTTTCATCGTCTGACATTATGGGGCGCCCCAAGGGCGCGAACAAGGATTGACAATTGGCGATGTGGCTCCCTATGCGGCAGCGCATCACCTGCTGCAACGAAAGCTGAACGAGGGCGACCATGAGCATGGAAGAAACGATCGAGCGCAAGCTCAGGGACGCGTTTCAGCCGGAGCGGCTGGCAGTCATCAACGAAAGCCATCTGCATGCGGGCCACCGCGAGTTCGATGGCACGGGCGAAACCCACTTTCGCGTGCGGATCGTCGCGCCGGCCTTTGCGGGCAAATCGCGGATCGAGCGGCACCGCGCATTGAACGAGCTTCTCGCGCCGGAAATCGAAGCGGGCATCCATGCGCTGGCGCTCGAACCCGCTGCTCCCGGCGAAACCACCCGCTGGTAAGGCGCGTCAGCCGACCACGTCTTCCAGCGGCTTGATCCGAAGCCGCGTGATGCGGTTCTTCTCGCGCTTCATCACGGTGAAGCGCTTGCCGTGGAACGTGAAAGCCTGGCGCTCGTCCGGAATGATCTGGCTTTCGTGGATGACAAGGCCGGCGATCGTCGTCGCCTCTTCGTCCGGCAGGCTCCAGTCCAGCGCGCGGTTGAGATCGCGGATCGGCACCTGGCCATCCACGACGACCGAGCCGTCGGCCTCCTGGCGCACGCCCTGCATGTCGATGTCGTGCTCGTCGGCGATCTCGCCGACGATTTCCTCCAGGATATCCTCGAGCGTCACGAGGCCTTCGACCTCGCCATATTCGTCGACGACGATGGCAAAGTGCGTCTTGCGGCGTAGGAACGCGTTCAGCTGATCCTTGAGATTGGTCGTGTCGGGAACGAACCACGGCTTCTGGGCGATCTTGGCAATATCGATCCGCGCCGGGTCGTTGCCGACATCGGCCAGCGCACGCAGCAGGTCCTTGGCGTGGACAACGCCGATGATGTTGTCGGTCTGGCCACGCCAGACGGGCATGCGGGTATGCGGGCTGTCCAGGATGGTGCGGACCACCGCTTCCGGCGAGTCTTCCGCATGGACCATGCGCATCGCAGTGCGGTGAACCATGATGTCGGACACTTCGAGTTCGTCGAGATCGAGCACGCCGCCCAAACGGTCGCGGTCCGCCTTGATCACCGAGCCCTCGCGGTGCAGCAGGTCGACCGCGCCGCGCAGTTCCTCATGGGCCGAGAGCATCGAGGTTTCGGCCGACAGCGTGACGCCGAAGAGCCCGAGGATCTTGCGGACGATCCAGTTCACCACCGAGGACAGCGGGCCGAAGATCTTGACGAAGATCCGCACCGGTTTGGAGACGGCCAATGCAAAGCGGTCCGGCCCGGAGATCGCCCAGCTTTTCGGAAGAACTTCCGCGAAAATCACGAGCAGAACCGTCATCGCGATGGTCGCGACGGCCACACCCGAATCCCCGAAAATACCGAGCAGCAGGCTCGTCGCCAGCGACGAGGCTAGAATGTTGACCAGATTGTTGCCGATCAGCAGCGCGCCGATCAGCCTGTCACGGCGATCGATCAGCCTGCCGACGACGCCGGCGCGCGGATCGCCATTGGTCTCGAGCGTATGCATGCGCGAGCGCGATGCAGCGGTGAGCGCCGTTTCCGATCCCGAAAAGAACGCGGATGCACCGATCAGGCAGAAAATCGCGAGTGCGGTCAGCCAGTAGTCCGAGATGAAGCTTGCGAAGGCATCTGCTGTCATTACGCCAGCTTCTCCTTGAGGAATGCGTGAACTTCTGCCGGGGGAACGTCATCGGCGATGAAGGATTGGCCGATCCCACGCGTCAGGATGAAGGTCAGGCGGCCGCGAACGACCTTCTTGTCCTGCCCCATCAGATCGAGAAGGCGTTCAGCAGGCGGCAGGCCACCCGGGATATCGGAAAGGCGCGTCGGTAGCCCGACCTGCCTGAGATGGGCGGCGACGCGGGCGGCATCATCGGCGCTGGCAAGGTTCATCCGGTTCGAAAACTCATGCGCCAGGACCATGCCGATCGCGACACCCTCGCCATGCACAAGGCGCGACCCATCGTACTCCGTCGCCGCTTCCAGCGCGTGGCCAAATGTGTGGC from Georhizobium profundi includes these protein-coding regions:
- a CDS encoding cupin domain-containing protein, whose product is MPYPATARQIIEALALKRHPEGGWYSETFRDGASGERGHSTAIYYLLEAGDCSEWHRVKDAAEVWHFYAGAPLSITLSPNGHDAESHRLGPDILMGQRPQIVVPAGCWQTACSLGEYTLVGCTVAPGFVFDQFEMAEPNWRPTPRPPSGG
- a CDS encoding esterase-like activity of phytase family protein, with the protein product MTLTRSGLLLSVTLFAAGCARAQDAESDAPIAINAQVIENFRIGSDETRFGAFEFRGGLEFSSEGGVVGGMSAIRFDGSADAFIGVMDTGNWYSSRILRDESGRMRGLTDFRMAPILSDAGVPHERKSQADAEGLALDGDRLIVGFEHNHRVEIFDRSSFPPGAPSGVLSMVMPRAELRRNAGIETVMVAPEDGPLDGAPVLVSERSLNADGDIYAAVLSGPQEGVFFVKRHPPFDVTDGAFLPDGDILLLERRFSLSEGIGMRIRRIAAADIRPGAVVDGDVMLEANFGDQIDNMEGLDVIEHADGRISVILVSDDNHLFLQRNLLLEFELVE
- the cobS gene encoding cobaltochelatase subunit CobS gives rise to the protein MNKIDIAIENLPDTTVSVRETFRIDSDMDVPAYSSVDAYVPELDPDYLFDRDTTLAILAGFAHNRRVMVSGYHGTGKSTHIEQVAARLRWPCVRVNLDSHVSRIDLVGKDAIVIKDGLQITEFKDGILPWAYQHNVALVFDEYDAGRPDVMFVIQRVLESSGRLTLLDQSRVIRPHPAFRLFATANTVGLGDTTGLYHGTQQINQAQMDRWSIVTTLNYLPHDNEVGIVLAKVKSFDTEKGRDTVSSMVRLADMTRSAFMNGDLSTVMSPRTVITWAENARIFGDISFAFRVTFLNKCDELERTLVAEQYQRAFGEELKESAANIVLDAHN
- a CDS encoding DMT family transporter encodes the protein MKAQATAIGFSAILMWSLLALFTAASGAVPPFQLSAICFTIGGLIGLVFLIRDPKRWQAFRQPWPVWALGIGGLFGYHFLYFTALRNAPAVEAGLIAYLWPLLIVVGSAMLPGERLGWHHLAGCAAGLAGTVLIISRQGIAFEGSYLFGYAMALLCAFTWSAYSLLSRRFGVVPTDVVTGFCLATAALSLICHLGLEETVWPQTTLQWLAVVGLGLMPVGGAFYVWDYGVKHGDIQVLGASSYAAPLLSTLILIAAGFGELTWRIGIACLLITGGAALAAKDLIVRKRPASTA
- the cobT gene encoding cobaltochelatase subunit CobT, producing MAGRGDNSKGKPGGPVDTEPFKRALAGCIRSIAGDHELEVVYANERPGLTGERARLPDLPKRPTRHDLAVTRGIGDSMALRKACHDSRVHSSMAPAGSDARAIYDAVEQARVEAIGTRRMSGVGDNIASMLSDKYAKANYKGITNQEDAPLEEAVALLVRERLTGRAVPESAGKVVDLWRSWIEDKAAGDLDNLVNAVDDQQAFARAMRNMLASMEMAEDYGEDEDQESEDNEDDNEEQPRSNEDKEDSADEAAGSDSAPSEDNDSAEDQSEQGEMDGAEVSEQDFDEDMDEEADSPGETRRPNLPLSDINEKVDYRVFTEAFDEEVASSDLCDEAELDRLRAFLDKQLAHLQGVVGRLANRLQRRLMAQQNRAWDFDLEEGYLDPARLSRLIMDPMQPLSFKMERDTNFRDTVVTLLIDNSGSMRGRPITVAATCADILARTLERCGVKVEILGFTTKAWKGGQAREKWLAEGKPASPGRLNDLRHIVYKSADAPWRRARRNLGLMMREGLLKENIDGEALIWAHNRLLGRPEQRRILMMISDGAPVDDSTLSVNPGNYLERHLRAVIEEIETRSPVELLAIGIGHDVTRYYRRAVTIIDAEELAGAMTEQLASLFEEEQGPSAGRRGPAMRRAG
- a CDS encoding queuosine precursor transporter, whose translation is MQALKQHAPFIAAMALVVAASNFLVQFPVQATIGGFDLADLLTWGAFTYPVAFLVTDLTNRRYGPQAARRVVLVGFAVAVVLSIWLATPRIAIASGSAFLVAQMLDVSIFDRLRRAAWWKAPLISSIIGSVIDTIIFFSLAFAPVFGVLGANDSFAIASAPLLGLIALEAPRWLSWALGDLGVKLVVSMVMLAPYGALLALMRNDGQPRPA
- a CDS encoding J domain-containing protein — encoded protein: MKLDSKYFDRIRVKGKARARPEPTTPVCQWDGCNEKGTHRAPVGREAEGQYFMFCVDHVRQYNKGYNYFSGLSDTEIARYQKEALTGHRPTWTVGVNKAAKASPQQSQARSGSAASQARMRDPFGFFGEARTRARRGEPRQRKLKTLETKAFETLGLDGSAGSDDIKTRYKALVKKHHPDANGGDRSSEERFRAVVQAYQLLKQSGFC
- the gloB gene encoding hydroxyacylglutathione hydrolase translates to MAHLIIDQFMSRDDNFAVLVHDPESGETASIDAPEEEPIRIKLNEHGWALTHILTTHRHADHVEGNINLKQRFGPTILGPEAEADRIPGIDQSVKDGDRITFAGRPVDVIATPGHTMGHVCYHFPEDKLLFAADTLFVLGCGRLFEGSPADMWASLQKLMALPDDTAVYCGHEYTLSNARFAVTVDPDNAELADRLKEIEALRAEGKPTAPTTIGREKATNPFLRPHDPGIRRTLGMDNASDTEVFAEIRRRKDRF
- the rpmB gene encoding 50S ribosomal protein L28; protein product: MSRSCELTGKAVQSGNNVSHANNKTRRRFLPNLCNVTLISDALGQSYRLRVSAHALRSVEHRGGLDAFLLKAKEGELSMRARLLKRQIAKKNVGETAAAA
- a CDS encoding VOC family protein, whose translation is MIKPILIVKHGEEDIAAAFYVRAFGASIIHVHRLRSGTPFSFELRIGEQMFGVSGANPRRDADEIPSGPKSPDFVGTSTCLMALAVDNVPAVTEKAEIAGATVRVRPTLSSHGGIASSIIDPFGHLWNIYQALEMKPSKSAIAA
- a CDS encoding BolA family protein, which encodes MSMEETIERKLRDAFQPERLAVINESHLHAGHREFDGTGETHFRVRIVAPAFAGKSRIERHRALNELLAPEIEAGIHALALEPAAPGETTRW
- a CDS encoding DUF3108 domain-containing protein, with amino-acid sequence MKSCHVAIAPCAIATILLGANVAAAEPSTHRADYRVAYIGLSVARATFTTVFDGDRFTVAGEMQSAGVANIVGRTTGSTTVSGVKANDRMQAERYVVAYSSGNDEQRMEVDFDNGSVTSAILTPEKKRTREDWVPVPESDMRAVLDPIAGVMIPEGSDVCDRTLPIFDGETRYDIHLNEAGTQPFQAEGYDGTPFAAEAIVCTARAEPKSGYHARNSSIQYMREMNVEVWFAHNEQAGIYAPVYARVPTKLGPVTITATHFGS